One window of the Marmota flaviventris isolate mMarFla1 chromosome 2, mMarFla1.hap1, whole genome shotgun sequence genome contains the following:
- the Golga5 gene encoding golgin subfamily A member 5 translates to MSWFVDLAGKAEDLLNRVDQGAATALNRKENTSSNIYSKNSDYPELHQQNTDLTYETEPKATYISSAADNIRNQKATILAGTANVKVGSRTSGEASQPVENASLPRPSSQFVRRKKSEPDDELLFDFLNSSQKEPTGRVEIKKEKGKAPVLSRSRTSSASSVNTGVTTVKTSEEIPGSQSHEAANNSDSGPEGQEDSSKEHASSDAICADPNPAPSDGGKSHELSNLRLENQLLRNEVQSLNQEMASLLQRSKETQEELNKARARVEKWNVDHSKSDRITRELRAQVDDLTEAVAAKDSQLAVLKVRLQEADQLLSSRTEALEALQSEKSRIMQDHNEGSSLQNQALQTLQERLHEADATLKREQESYKQMQSEFAARLNKMEVERQNLAEAVTLAERKYSDEKKRVDELQQQVKLCKSNLESSKQELIDYKQKATRILQSKEKLINSLKEGSGFEGLDSSTANSMELEELRHEKEMQREEIQKLMCQIHQLRSELQDMETQQVSEAESAREQLQDLQDQIAGQKTSKQELETELERLKQEFHYIEEDLYRTKNTLQSRIKDREEEIQKLRNQLTNKTLSNSSQSELESRLHQLTETLIQKQTMLESLSTEKNSLVFQLERLEQQMSSASTCPVSMSGIENGEGTRLRNVPVLFNDAETNLAGMYGKVRKAASSIDQFSIRLGIFLRRYPIARVFVIIYMALLHLWVMIVLLTYTPEMHHDQPYGK, encoded by the exons ATGTCTTGGTTTGTTGATCTTGCTGGAAAGGCTGAAGATCTTTTAAACCGAGTTGATCAAGGAGCTGCAACAGCTCTCAATAGGAAGGAGAACACCAGCAGCAACATATACAGCAAGAATAGTGACTATCCGGAACTTCATCAGCAAAACACCGATTTGACTTATGAGACTGAACCTAAAGCTACTTATATTTCCTCAGCAGCTGATAACATTCGAAATCAAAAAGCCACCATTTTAGCTGGCACTGCAAATGTGAAAGTAGGATCCAGGACATCTGGGGAGGCCTCTCAACCTGTTGAAAATGCATCTCTTCCTAGGCCTTCATCCCAGTTTGTTCGAAGGAAAAAGTCAGAACCTGATGACGAGCtcttatttgattttctaaatagTTCACAGAAGGAGCCCACCGGGAGGGtggaaatcaagaaagaaaagggcaaGGCACCTGTCTTATCAAGGTCTCGGACTTCAAGTGCCAGTTCTGTGAACACAGGTGTAACAACTGTCAAAACCTCTGAAGAAATTCCTGGGAGCCAAAGCCATG AAGCTGCTAATAATTCAGATTCTGGTCCTGAAGGCCAAGAGGATTCTTCAAAGGAACATGCATCATCAGATGCTATCTGTGCTGATCCTAATCCAGCACCCAGTGATGGTGGCAAATCCCATGAACTGTCTAATCTTCGACTGGAGAATCAACTGTTAAGGAATGAAGTTCAGTCTTTAAATCAGGAAATGGCCTCATTACTTCAGAGATCCAAAGAAACTCAAGAAG aATTAAACAAAGCAAGAGCAAGAGTCGAAAAATGGAATGTTGACCATTCAAAAAGTGATAGAATAACTCGAGAACTCCGAGCCCAAGTAGATGACCTGACCGAAGCAGTGGCTGCAAAGGATTCCCAGCTGGCCGTACTTAAAGTGAGACTCCAGGAGGCTGATCAGCTGCTCAGTTCTCGCACAGAGGCATTGGAAGCCTTACAGAGTGAAAAGTCACG AATAATGCAGGATCACAATGAAGGCAGTAGCTTGCAGAATCAAGCTCTGCAAACTCTTCAGGAGAGACTGCACGAAGCAGATGCCACTctgaagagagagcaagagagctaCAAACAGATGCAG AGTGAGTTTGCGGCACGACTTAATAAAATGGAGGTGGAACGTCAGAATTTGGCAGAAGCAGTTACTCTGGCAGAAAGAAAGTACTCTGACGAGAAGAAGAGAGTTGATGAACTACAGCAGCAAGTCAAGCTGTGCAAGTCAAATTTGGAGTCTTCCAAGCAGGAATTGATCGATTACAAGCAAAAAGCTACTAGAATACTCCAA TCTAAAGAAAAATTGATTAACAGCTTAAAGGAAGGCTCTGGTTTTGAAGGTCTAGATAGCAGTACTGCTAATAGCATGGAGCTAGAAGAACTTCGGCATGAAAAGGAGATGCAGAGGGAGGAAATACAGAAGTTGATGTGCCAGATACATCAGCTCAGGTCTGAGCTACAG GACATGGAAACTCAGCAGGTTAGTGAAGCAGAATCAGCAAGAGAACAGTTACAAGATTTGCAAGACCAGATAGCTGGGCAGAAAACATCTAAACAGGAGCTAGAAACAGAATTGGAGCGACTGAAGCAG GAATTCCACTACATAGAGGAAGATCTGTATCGAACGAAGAACACTTTGCAAAGCAGAATTAAAGATCGTGAGGAAGAAATTCAAAAACTCAGGAATCAG CTTACCAATAAAACTTTAAGTAACAGCAGTCAGTCCGAGTTAGAAAGTCGACTCCATCAGCTAACAGAGACCCTCATCCAAAAGCAGACCATGCTGGAGAGTCTCAGCACAGAAAAGAACTCCCTGGTCTTTCAGCTGGAACGCCTCGAGCAACAGATGAGCTCTGCCTCCACGTGTCCCGTCAGCATGTCTGGAATTGAGAATGGAGAAG gcACACGTTTGCGAAATGTTCCTGTTCTTTTTAATGATGCAGAAACTAACCTAGCAGGAATGTATGGAAAAGTTCGCAAAGCGGCTAGTTCCATTGACCAGTTTAG